One Bombus pyrosoma isolate SC7728 linkage group LG11, ASM1482585v1, whole genome shotgun sequence DNA segment encodes these proteins:
- the LOC122572872 gene encoding uncharacterized protein LOC122572872: MSDDNVNIIQEINKLNLELKKKLEVISKWRVECAQLQLEFLKLYTPECLEIFESLKQMTDMSIDSNTKFDNP, encoded by the exons atgTCGGatgataatgtaaatattatccaggaaataaataaattaaatttggagttaaaaaagaaattggaagTAATATCAAAATGGAGAg TCGAATGCGCTCAATTGCAACTAGAATTTCTAAAGTTGTACACTCCAGAATGtcttgaaattttcgaatcgcTTAAACAAATGACTGATATGAGTATCGATTCGAATACTAAGTTTGATAATCCTTAG
- the LOC122572864 gene encoding uncharacterized protein LOC122572864 isoform X2: MLPQEWLLVSLLMGSASALAPMPHHSMEESLRSALDAITRKQRSLDTNSQDYYNDLRSFKYHGGEGERKLDRERQGEREIEEEDEEIEFLPNETGQLETIGNGFQDLNNKLLERALIDYLENVPQQQEQPVTSLFRERERGSNRKRGYGSERSNIDNKELAKLFLEELQDGSQYNLGDTDDEGNLGPMSWGALLNKESMARGQSRESDENDFGDREQDPNLLYLSMGERRNMNGGYPLGRSLRTYRNMAKRYLVAKRSPKPVSTSTKKQITDPKVAQDLGALFGTQSVDNQNHTHNFKHDHSHDHDHDHDHNHDHDHEHGDQHKHESSSEAPKVTPSPKGQKENVTKLGKSKSIEVRKKSIDWSQYFGIDRRKKKATFMAGQGTPNQDDEWMLQRYYENMVENLKANDREYEKEADEKKDRLDQLDPRQKTIKDLIIEEALKYRDSENGIDMQKVKDKIIARIASAYSFEKMRKALNELRNNMATRIEAQKATHVQGNQTSNFRENSNNSKSKDKRINNLIETEAVEENRACPELELIERRCRTVDTLGGDESQMLYLPCVMLQICKACVQNDLEEECLGNYAVEAGKICDAQEIREGPKSREACASTALILSQLQTPTAISDQCRLDGNDSCLRRYHYQYWHRYLTYPYNGQRLNSVYDMTSSQQSDR; the protein is encoded by the exons ATGTTGCCTCAGGAATGGCTATTAGTGTCTCTACTCATGGGGTCGGCGTCAGCGCTGGCACCCATGCCCCATCATTCGATGGAGGAATCTTTGAGGAGTGCTTTGGATGCCATTACCAGAAAACAACGATCTCTGGATACGAATTCGCAAGACTACTACAATGATTTACGCTCGTTTAAATATCATGGTGGAGAGGGAGAAAGGAAGCTTGACAGAGAACGTCAGGGTGAAAGGGAAATAGAagaggaagacgaagaaatagaatttttgccTAATG AAACTGGACAACTAGAAACTATAGGAAATGGTTTCcaagatttgaataataaattactcgaAAGGGCATTGATTGATTATCTAGAGAATGTCCCCCAACAGCAG GAACAACCAGTCACATCGTTATTTCGAGAACGTGAACGAGGTTCCAATCGTAAAAGGGGCTATGGTTCTGAACGATCGAATATTGATAATAAGGAGTTGGCGAAATTGTTTCTAGAAGAACTGCAGGATGGCTCTCAGTATAATCTTGGAGATACGGATGACGAAGG GAATTTAGGTCCAATGTCCTGGGGTGCATTGTTGAATAAAGAGTCTATGGCCCGAGGTCAGAGTCGAGAATCCGACGAAAACGATTTCGGCGATCGGGAACAAGATCCAAATTTGTTGTACCTCTCAATGGGCGAACGAAGAAACATGAATGGTGGGTATCCCCTAGGACGATCCCTGAGGACCTACAGAAATATGGCTAAACGGTATCTAGTTGCCAAGAGGAGCCCAAAACCTGTATCTACATCTACCAAGAAACAGATTACCGATCCCAAG gTCGCTCAAGATCTGGGAGCACTGTTTGGCACTCAATCCGTAGATAATCAAAATCATACTCACAACTTCAAGCATGATCACAGCCACGATCACGACCATGATCATGACCATAATCACGATCACGATCATGAACATGGGGATCAGCATAAACATGAGAGTTCTTCGGAAGCGCCAAAGGTGACTCCTTCACCAAAAGGGCAAAAGGAGAATGTGACAAAGTTAGGCAAGTCAAAGTCTATCGAGGTGAGAAAGAAGAGCATCGATTGGTCTCAATATTTTGGTAttgatagaagaaagaagaaagctaCGTTCATGGCTGGCCAAGGGACTCCGAATCAAGACGATGAATGGATGTTACAGCGATACTATGAA AATATGGTAGAGAATCTGAAGGCAAACGACCGAGAATACGAAAAGGAAGCTgacgaaaaaaaagacaggTTGGATCAACTAGATCCCAGACAAAAGACCATTAAGGACTTGATTATTGAGGAAGCTTTGAAATACAGAGATTCTGAAAATGGCATAGATATGCAAAAG gTAAAGGATAAGATAATAGCACGAATTGCATCTGCCTATTCCTtcgaaaaaatgagaaaagctCTAAACGAACTCAGGAACAATATGGCGACTAGGATAGAGGCTCAAAAGGCAACTCATGTACAGGGTAATCAAACCTCGAACTTCCGAGAGAATAGTAACAACTCTAAATCCAAGGATAAACGCATCAACAATTTAATAGAAACTGAAG CCGTGGAAGAAAATAGAGCCTGTCCAGAACTAGAACTGATCGAGAGACGATGCAGAACAGTAGACACTTTAGGTGGAGACGAATCACAGATGCTCTATCTTCCCTGCGTCATGCTTCAAATCTGCAAGGCCTGC GTACAGAACGACCTGGAAGAAGAATGTTTAGGTAACTATGCAGTGGAAGCGGGAAAAATCTGCGACGCCCaagaaataagagaaggacCAAAGAGCAGAGAAGCGTGCGCAAGCACAGCTTTAATATTGTCGCAATTACAGACTCCGACAGCAATCTCCGATCAATGTCGCCTCGATGGAAACGACTCATGTTTACGACGTTATCATTACCAATACTGGCATCGTTACCTTACTTACCCCTACAACGGGCAACGATTGAACAGCGTCTACGATATGACCAGCTCTCAACAGTCGGaccgataa
- the LOC122572864 gene encoding uncharacterized protein LOC122572864 isoform X1 produces the protein MLPQEWLLVSLLMGSASALAPMPHHSMEESLRSALDAITRKQRSLDTNSQDYYNDLRSFKYHGGEGERKLDRERQGEREIEEEDEEIEFLPNETGQLETIGNGFQDLNNKLLERALIDYLENVPQQQEQPVTSLFRERERGSNRKRGYGSERSNIDNKELAKLFLEELQDGSQYNLGDTDDEGYMDARQMLYDRYKGDRGNKIYENLGPMSWGALLNKESMARGQSRESDENDFGDREQDPNLLYLSMGERRNMNGGYPLGRSLRTYRNMAKRYLVAKRSPKPVSTSTKKQITDPKVAQDLGALFGTQSVDNQNHTHNFKHDHSHDHDHDHDHNHDHDHEHGDQHKHESSSEAPKVTPSPKGQKENVTKLGKSKSIEVRKKSIDWSQYFGIDRRKKKATFMAGQGTPNQDDEWMLQRYYENMVENLKANDREYEKEADEKKDRLDQLDPRQKTIKDLIIEEALKYRDSENGIDMQKVKDKIIARIASAYSFEKMRKALNELRNNMATRIEAQKATHVQGNQTSNFRENSNNSKSKDKRINNLIETEAVEENRACPELELIERRCRTVDTLGGDESQMLYLPCVMLQICKACVQNDLEEECLGNYAVEAGKICDAQEIREGPKSREACASTALILSQLQTPTAISDQCRLDGNDSCLRRYHYQYWHRYLTYPYNGQRLNSVYDMTSSQQSDR, from the exons ATGTTGCCTCAGGAATGGCTATTAGTGTCTCTACTCATGGGGTCGGCGTCAGCGCTGGCACCCATGCCCCATCATTCGATGGAGGAATCTTTGAGGAGTGCTTTGGATGCCATTACCAGAAAACAACGATCTCTGGATACGAATTCGCAAGACTACTACAATGATTTACGCTCGTTTAAATATCATGGTGGAGAGGGAGAAAGGAAGCTTGACAGAGAACGTCAGGGTGAAAGGGAAATAGAagaggaagacgaagaaatagaatttttgccTAATG AAACTGGACAACTAGAAACTATAGGAAATGGTTTCcaagatttgaataataaattactcgaAAGGGCATTGATTGATTATCTAGAGAATGTCCCCCAACAGCAG GAACAACCAGTCACATCGTTATTTCGAGAACGTGAACGAGGTTCCAATCGTAAAAGGGGCTATGGTTCTGAACGATCGAATATTGATAATAAGGAGTTGGCGAAATTGTTTCTAGAAGAACTGCAGGATGGCTCTCAGTATAATCTTGGAGATACGGATGACGAAGGGTATATGGATGCTCGTCAGATGCTCTATGATCGATACAAAGGCGATCGAGGCAACAAAATATATGA GAATTTAGGTCCAATGTCCTGGGGTGCATTGTTGAATAAAGAGTCTATGGCCCGAGGTCAGAGTCGAGAATCCGACGAAAACGATTTCGGCGATCGGGAACAAGATCCAAATTTGTTGTACCTCTCAATGGGCGAACGAAGAAACATGAATGGTGGGTATCCCCTAGGACGATCCCTGAGGACCTACAGAAATATGGCTAAACGGTATCTAGTTGCCAAGAGGAGCCCAAAACCTGTATCTACATCTACCAAGAAACAGATTACCGATCCCAAG gTCGCTCAAGATCTGGGAGCACTGTTTGGCACTCAATCCGTAGATAATCAAAATCATACTCACAACTTCAAGCATGATCACAGCCACGATCACGACCATGATCATGACCATAATCACGATCACGATCATGAACATGGGGATCAGCATAAACATGAGAGTTCTTCGGAAGCGCCAAAGGTGACTCCTTCACCAAAAGGGCAAAAGGAGAATGTGACAAAGTTAGGCAAGTCAAAGTCTATCGAGGTGAGAAAGAAGAGCATCGATTGGTCTCAATATTTTGGTAttgatagaagaaagaagaaagctaCGTTCATGGCTGGCCAAGGGACTCCGAATCAAGACGATGAATGGATGTTACAGCGATACTATGAA AATATGGTAGAGAATCTGAAGGCAAACGACCGAGAATACGAAAAGGAAGCTgacgaaaaaaaagacaggTTGGATCAACTAGATCCCAGACAAAAGACCATTAAGGACTTGATTATTGAGGAAGCTTTGAAATACAGAGATTCTGAAAATGGCATAGATATGCAAAAG gTAAAGGATAAGATAATAGCACGAATTGCATCTGCCTATTCCTtcgaaaaaatgagaaaagctCTAAACGAACTCAGGAACAATATGGCGACTAGGATAGAGGCTCAAAAGGCAACTCATGTACAGGGTAATCAAACCTCGAACTTCCGAGAGAATAGTAACAACTCTAAATCCAAGGATAAACGCATCAACAATTTAATAGAAACTGAAG CCGTGGAAGAAAATAGAGCCTGTCCAGAACTAGAACTGATCGAGAGACGATGCAGAACAGTAGACACTTTAGGTGGAGACGAATCACAGATGCTCTATCTTCCCTGCGTCATGCTTCAAATCTGCAAGGCCTGC GTACAGAACGACCTGGAAGAAGAATGTTTAGGTAACTATGCAGTGGAAGCGGGAAAAATCTGCGACGCCCaagaaataagagaaggacCAAAGAGCAGAGAAGCGTGCGCAAGCACAGCTTTAATATTGTCGCAATTACAGACTCCGACAGCAATCTCCGATCAATGTCGCCTCGATGGAAACGACTCATGTTTACGACGTTATCATTACCAATACTGGCATCGTTACCTTACTTACCCCTACAACGGGCAACGATTGAACAGCGTCTACGATATGACCAGCTCTCAACAGTCGGaccgataa
- the LOC122572867 gene encoding phospholipid scramblase 2-like isoform X2 → MESMLVVLFNQLYQSVSIAQKGQRSPFLTEDVVVKTSDATGIALHSTPWSIDFFVTKIDIILHQSMIRCSEPNQVTTQYIEMQQDSISNTVPVLSGPTVITAQPQGEAKQERRPIPVNTLNWISTPRSQLTVLSGTHFLSNVEQLEIQQIVDLSTLLGRLKKRFQYRVKVPKAETLFLAMETESRNESSGWSCTRLTRDDFQLNIVDQCGETAFTMVMNSMWTFALNKSHSMSVLSPNLIGTIGQNSHIIGSSFTVYDAIGKRLCNIYGPNISDCCMYQESQFQVISIDGTHQIASLMHQWDNILHDYIMLITFPSDLDIKFKTLLLAAAFLLEYLYFRQLRR, encoded by the exons ATGGAAAGTATGTTAGTGGTTCTGTTTAATCAGCTTTATCAGTCGGTATCGATTGCGCAAAAAGGCCAGCGAAGTCCCTTCTTAACAGAAGACGTAGTAGTGAAAACTAGTGATGCAACAGGGATTGCTCTACACTCTACGCCCTGGTCGATCGACTTTTTCGTTACAAAGATTGATATAATTCTACATCAATCGATGATTCGATGCTCAG AGCCAAACCAGGTAACCACCCAGTATATAGAAATGCAACAGGATTCGATATCCAATACAGTTCCTGTCCTTTCGGGGCCAACCGTCATTACGGCACAACCACAAG GAGAAGCCAAACAAGAAAGAAGACCGATTCCTGTGAATACATTGAATTGGATATCGACACCAAGATCACAGCTGACCGTACTTTCCGGAACTCACTTCTTATCTAATGTGGAACAATTGGAAATTCAGCAGATTGTTGATCTCAGCACAT TGCTCGGTAGATTAAAAAAGAGATTCCAATACAGAGTAAAAGTACCAAAAGCTGAAACGTTATTCCTAGCAATGGAAACAGAATCAAGGAATGAATCAAGCGGTTGGAGTTGCACCAGATTGACTCGCGATGATTTTCAGTTAAATATTGTGGACCAATGCGGCGAAACCGCGTTCACCATGGTTATGAATTCCATGTGGACGTTTGCTTTGAATAAATCGCAC AGTATGTCGGTGCTAAGCCCCAATTTAATTGGCACAATAGGACAAAATTCTCATATAATAGGTTCCAGTTTTACGGTGTACGATGCAATAGGAAAGCGACTTTGTAATATATACGGGCCAAATATTAGTGATTGTTGCATGTATCAAGAATCCCAGTTCCAG GTAATCTCGATCGATGGCACTCATCAAATTGCATCCCTTATGCATCAGTGGGACAATATTCTTCAcgattatattatgttaattacaTTTCCTTCAGATTTGGACATAAAATTCAAAACCTTACTCCTCGCCGCAGCATTTCTTCTG GAATATCTGTACTTCAGACAACTAAGAAGATAG
- the LOC122572867 gene encoding uncharacterized protein LOC122572867 isoform X1, giving the protein MESMLVVLFNQLYQSVSIAQKGQRSPFLTEDVVVKTSDATGIALHSTPWSIDFFVTKIDIILHQSMIRCSEPNQVTTQYIEMQQDSISNTVPVLSGPTVITAQPQGEAKQERRPIPVNTLNWISTPRSQLTVLSGTHFLSNVEQLEIQQIVDLSTLLGRLKKRFQYRVKVPKAETLFLAMETESRNESSGWSCTRLTRDDFQLNIVDQCGETAFTMVMNSMWTFALNKSHSMSVLSPNLIGTIGQNSHIIGSSFTVYDAIGKRLCNIYGPNISDCCMYQESQFQVIFVWKEKRYTGCAQNRGTTKLGTEVKRKTMVISIDGTHQIASLMHQWDNILHDYIMLITFPSDLDIKFKTLLLAAAFLLEYLYFRQLRR; this is encoded by the exons ATGGAAAGTATGTTAGTGGTTCTGTTTAATCAGCTTTATCAGTCGGTATCGATTGCGCAAAAAGGCCAGCGAAGTCCCTTCTTAACAGAAGACGTAGTAGTGAAAACTAGTGATGCAACAGGGATTGCTCTACACTCTACGCCCTGGTCGATCGACTTTTTCGTTACAAAGATTGATATAATTCTACATCAATCGATGATTCGATGCTCAG AGCCAAACCAGGTAACCACCCAGTATATAGAAATGCAACAGGATTCGATATCCAATACAGTTCCTGTCCTTTCGGGGCCAACCGTCATTACGGCACAACCACAAG GAGAAGCCAAACAAGAAAGAAGACCGATTCCTGTGAATACATTGAATTGGATATCGACACCAAGATCACAGCTGACCGTACTTTCCGGAACTCACTTCTTATCTAATGTGGAACAATTGGAAATTCAGCAGATTGTTGATCTCAGCACAT TGCTCGGTAGATTAAAAAAGAGATTCCAATACAGAGTAAAAGTACCAAAAGCTGAAACGTTATTCCTAGCAATGGAAACAGAATCAAGGAATGAATCAAGCGGTTGGAGTTGCACCAGATTGACTCGCGATGATTTTCAGTTAAATATTGTGGACCAATGCGGCGAAACCGCGTTCACCATGGTTATGAATTCCATGTGGACGTTTGCTTTGAATAAATCGCAC AGTATGTCGGTGCTAAGCCCCAATTTAATTGGCACAATAGGACAAAATTCTCATATAATAGGTTCCAGTTTTACGGTGTACGATGCAATAGGAAAGCGACTTTGTAATATATACGGGCCAAATATTAGTGATTGTTGCATGTATCAAGAATCCCAGTTCCAGGTAATTTTTGTCTGGAAGGAAAAACGATATACAGGATGTGCCCAAAATCGGGGTACGACCAAGCTGGGTACAGaagtaaaacgaaaaacgatg GTAATCTCGATCGATGGCACTCATCAAATTGCATCCCTTATGCATCAGTGGGACAATATTCTTCAcgattatattatgttaattacaTTTCCTTCAGATTTGGACATAAAATTCAAAACCTTACTCCTCGCCGCAGCATTTCTTCTG GAATATCTGTACTTCAGACAACTAAGAAGATAG
- the LOC122572867 gene encoding uncharacterized protein LOC122572867 isoform X3 — MEASDLNRVTFGVLTEPNQVTTQYIEMQQDSISNTVPVLSGPTVITAQPQGEAKQERRPIPVNTLNWISTPRSQLTVLSGTHFLSNVEQLEIQQIVDLSTLLGRLKKRFQYRVKVPKAETLFLAMETESRNESSGWSCTRLTRDDFQLNIVDQCGETAFTMVMNSMWTFALNKSHSMSVLSPNLIGTIGQNSHIIGSSFTVYDAIGKRLCNIYGPNISDCCMYQESQFQVIFVWKEKRYTGCAQNRGTTKLGTEVKRKTMVISIDGTHQIASLMHQWDNILHDYIMLITFPSDLDIKFKTLLLAAAFLLEYLYFRQLRR; from the exons ATGGAAGCTAGTGACCTTAATCGTGTCACCTTCGGAGTATTAACTG AGCCAAACCAGGTAACCACCCAGTATATAGAAATGCAACAGGATTCGATATCCAATACAGTTCCTGTCCTTTCGGGGCCAACCGTCATTACGGCACAACCACAAG GAGAAGCCAAACAAGAAAGAAGACCGATTCCTGTGAATACATTGAATTGGATATCGACACCAAGATCACAGCTGACCGTACTTTCCGGAACTCACTTCTTATCTAATGTGGAACAATTGGAAATTCAGCAGATTGTTGATCTCAGCACAT TGCTCGGTAGATTAAAAAAGAGATTCCAATACAGAGTAAAAGTACCAAAAGCTGAAACGTTATTCCTAGCAATGGAAACAGAATCAAGGAATGAATCAAGCGGTTGGAGTTGCACCAGATTGACTCGCGATGATTTTCAGTTAAATATTGTGGACCAATGCGGCGAAACCGCGTTCACCATGGTTATGAATTCCATGTGGACGTTTGCTTTGAATAAATCGCAC AGTATGTCGGTGCTAAGCCCCAATTTAATTGGCACAATAGGACAAAATTCTCATATAATAGGTTCCAGTTTTACGGTGTACGATGCAATAGGAAAGCGACTTTGTAATATATACGGGCCAAATATTAGTGATTGTTGCATGTATCAAGAATCCCAGTTCCAGGTAATTTTTGTCTGGAAGGAAAAACGATATACAGGATGTGCCCAAAATCGGGGTACGACCAAGCTGGGTACAGaagtaaaacgaaaaacgatg GTAATCTCGATCGATGGCACTCATCAAATTGCATCCCTTATGCATCAGTGGGACAATATTCTTCAcgattatattatgttaattacaTTTCCTTCAGATTTGGACATAAAATTCAAAACCTTACTCCTCGCCGCAGCATTTCTTCTG GAATATCTGTACTTCAGACAACTAAGAAGATAG
- the LOC122572867 gene encoding uncharacterized protein LOC122572867 isoform X4, with the protein MQQDSISNTVPVLSGPTVITAQPQGEAKQERRPIPVNTLNWISTPRSQLTVLSGTHFLSNVEQLEIQQIVDLSTLLGRLKKRFQYRVKVPKAETLFLAMETESRNESSGWSCTRLTRDDFQLNIVDQCGETAFTMVMNSMWTFALNKSHSMSVLSPNLIGTIGQNSHIIGSSFTVYDAIGKRLCNIYGPNISDCCMYQESQFQVIFVWKEKRYTGCAQNRGTTKLGTEVKRKTMVISIDGTHQIASLMHQWDNILHDYIMLITFPSDLDIKFKTLLLAAAFLLEYLYFRQLRR; encoded by the exons ATGCAACAGGATTCGATATCCAATACAGTTCCTGTCCTTTCGGGGCCAACCGTCATTACGGCACAACCACAAG GAGAAGCCAAACAAGAAAGAAGACCGATTCCTGTGAATACATTGAATTGGATATCGACACCAAGATCACAGCTGACCGTACTTTCCGGAACTCACTTCTTATCTAATGTGGAACAATTGGAAATTCAGCAGATTGTTGATCTCAGCACAT TGCTCGGTAGATTAAAAAAGAGATTCCAATACAGAGTAAAAGTACCAAAAGCTGAAACGTTATTCCTAGCAATGGAAACAGAATCAAGGAATGAATCAAGCGGTTGGAGTTGCACCAGATTGACTCGCGATGATTTTCAGTTAAATATTGTGGACCAATGCGGCGAAACCGCGTTCACCATGGTTATGAATTCCATGTGGACGTTTGCTTTGAATAAATCGCAC AGTATGTCGGTGCTAAGCCCCAATTTAATTGGCACAATAGGACAAAATTCTCATATAATAGGTTCCAGTTTTACGGTGTACGATGCAATAGGAAAGCGACTTTGTAATATATACGGGCCAAATATTAGTGATTGTTGCATGTATCAAGAATCCCAGTTCCAGGTAATTTTTGTCTGGAAGGAAAAACGATATACAGGATGTGCCCAAAATCGGGGTACGACCAAGCTGGGTACAGaagtaaaacgaaaaacgatg GTAATCTCGATCGATGGCACTCATCAAATTGCATCCCTTATGCATCAGTGGGACAATATTCTTCAcgattatattatgttaattacaTTTCCTTCAGATTTGGACATAAAATTCAAAACCTTACTCCTCGCCGCAGCATTTCTTCTG GAATATCTGTACTTCAGACAACTAAGAAGATAG
- the LOC122572868 gene encoding dehydrogenase/reductase SDR family member 7, which produces MDLLAVIGLIIIIYSLVYIICPWFLDCDLNLAIYEKFGKPTNTLRDKVVWITGASSGIGEHLGYVLAEAGCKLILSARREAELEKVKVNCLQRNTNLKSSDIEVLVLDICDVNGHESALNNIIAKFGKLDILVNNAGRSQRALWENIEISVDKEMFDLNVFSPIALSRLVAKYFFKVGAGHFVFTSSIAGVTASPFSATYCANKFALHGYCKTFALEKIDKNIPITVVCPGPVYTNFLMEAFTDKSGEKYGENVKENLTNKVSVERCATLMGIAIANKLSEVWICKPLILQLVYLGIYYPNIGLWIVNHLGAKFMHRLRDNKTTIKTSTKETQ; this is translated from the exons ATGGATCTTTTAGCTGTCATTGgcttaataattataatttatagtctTGTTTACATTATTTGCCCTTGGTTCCTTGATTGTGACTTAAATCTTGCtatctatgaaaaatttggcAAACCTAcaa ATACTTTAAGAGATAAAGTAGTATGGATAACAGGAGCATCAAGTGGAATTGGAGAACATCTTGGATATGTTTTGGCAGAGGCTGgatgcaaattaattttgtcgGCACGAAGGGAAGCTGAAttggaaaaagtaaaagttaatTGCCTGCAAA ggaatacaaatttaaaaagttcagACATTGAAGTGCTAGTTCTAGATATTTGTGATGTAAATGGTCATGAGTCAGCACTTAATAATATCATTGCTAAATTTGGCaaa tTGGATATACTTGTAAATAATGCAGGACGATCACAACGAGCATTATGGGAGAATATTGAGATATCTGTTGACAAAGAAATGTTTGACTTGAATGTATTTTCACCAATAGCTTTATCTAGATTagtagcaaaatattttttcaaagtaGGTGCAGGTCATTTTGTATTCACTTCAAGCATTGCTGGTGTTACGGCATCACCATTTTCTGCTACATATTGtgcaaataaatttgcattacAT ggttattgtaaaacttttgctttagaaaaaattgataaaaatataccaattacAGTTGTATGTCCAGGGCCAgtatatactaattttttgaTGGAAGCATTCACTGATAAAAGTGGtgaa AAATATGGAGAAAATGTGAAAGAAAATCTGACAAATAAAGTGAGTGTAGAACGCTGTGCTACACTGATGGGAATTGCAATAGCAAACAAGCTTTCTGAAGTGTGGATTTGCAAACCACTTATACTACAGCTGGTGTACCTTGGAATTTATTATCCAAATATTGGATTATG gATAGTAAATCATCTGGGAGCAAAATTTATGCACCGTTTGCGAGATAATAAAACAACTATTAAAACAAGTACAAAAGAAacacaataa
- the LOC122572869 gene encoding 28S ribosomal protein S2, mitochondrial — protein sequence MTSIVTRTISSKLWRDWSVLRPLLTYCSKHKLSTKPELQQETKDVSNTDSLEDINPLSHPDFFHVYDMFTVKDLFDARVHFGHKEGSLNDHMRPFIFGSRLGHLIIDLDQTAELLRQALNFTAHIASRNGIILFIARNSQISYLVEETAKQCQEYAHTRLWKLGTFTNATCEFGAVTRLPDLCIFLNTMQSVVEQHTAVTHAAKMCIPTVGIVDTNCDPKLITYPVPGNDDTPCAIELYCKLFKEAVMRGKKYKNEMLARDKI from the exons ATGACTTCTATTGTCACACGAACAATTTCATCTAAAC TATGGAGAGATTGGAGTGTTTTGCGACCATTACTCACATATTGCTCGAAGCATAAATTATCCACAAAACCTGAACTGCAACAAGAAACTAAAGAtg tttcaAACACAGATAGTCTAGAAGATATAAATCCATTAAGTCATCCAGATTTTTTTCATGTTTATGATATGTTTACTGTCAAAGACTTGTTTGATGCAAGAGTACATTTTGGTCACAAAGAAGGTTCTTTAAATGATCATATGAGACCTTTTATATTTGGATCTAGGCTAGGTCACTTAATAATCGATTTAGATCAAACCGCTGAACTTTTACGACAAGCATTAAATTTTACAGCCCACATAGCTTCcagaaatggaataattttgttcataGCAAgaaattctcaaatttcttATCTTGTAGAAGAAACTGCAAAGCAATGTCAAGAGTATGCTCATACAAGGCTTTGGAAGCTTGGAACATTTACAAATGCCACATGTGAGTTTGGAGCTGTTACCAGATTGCCAGATTTgtgtatatttttgaatacCATGCAGTCTGTTGTTGAACAACACACAGCAGTGACCCATGCAGCTAAAATGTGTATTCCAACAGTTGGTATTGTAGACACAAATTGCGATCCTAAACTTATAACATATCCAGTTCCTGGAAATGATGACACACCTTGTGCCATAGAGTTgtattgcaaattatttaagGAAGCAGTAATGAGAGGCAAGAAATATAAGAATGAAATGCTTGCAAgggataaaatataa